The genomic segment GTCCAAGGTGTTGTGTTACAGAACATCCCTCTTCCACTTCAATAAAGAacaaattacagtgtgtgtatgaaatcaatatgtatttccttttctttttagacTATTTTGAACACGTTCATCCAGTCACAGGTGTGCCTACAAGACGTATTGAAATGAGAAATTTCACTTTTCAGCCAACTCTTGTAGAATCCTGTACATCCAACTTCTATTCACATTTCCTACCACATCTTTAATTTCTTAACCTAAAATGCAGCATGATTCACCAACACAGCATGTTCCAATTCAGGTCATCATTGATTTCCTCAATACCTCCGACTCCAACATATATCAATATGTATTCATTGTATGGTGCTAGATGTTGTTCCCTTGTAAAATTACTTGTGACTCTGTGTTTAAAGGGTTTCCCCTCAACAGATGATGTTCCAACCAGTATGTGTTTAACTCCTCATATAAAATGAGTGTAATAACTGACCAGTATTCCCTGGAACACATAACTCCTCCATGTAAACATTTGGATAacccctcttctcttctctcccttcaGTCCCCCCTCAGGAATAGTGAATGTATGTTCTCATCCAAGGTAAGCTTTCATATGGTTTTGGCATATGAAGCTTATGTCATTCATTCTGCATCAATCAAATGCCAATAATACAGCTTTTCTCAGTAGTGGTTTAGCAGCAGTAGGTAGTCGACTGTATTTTAGTTCACACCCACCTGTCTGAAAGAGAACCAAAGAAAGCCAGTTCAGGACCTGCCTGCTTTGGTCTATATTGATGTGATGTCCAGTAACATAATACTTTATTGCATGTGTCTGCGCTTCTACAAACTGTCTGGACAGTATTCATTTGAAACAGTTACTTTCCAATAACTCTCTATGGTTGTTGTCTAGGGTGGCTGTCTAAAGTCAAGCATACCCCTAACATTTCAGAAGTCTACTTTAACGGTTGGTGTGGCGTGACTGCTTGTGTGACCTGTGCTTCCCCAGTAATTTCTGTCCATTAAGTAACATGTGTCGAACCAAAGGTGAGTAATTTTTAAAGTAATGCAAATGGTCAGATCCTATTCATGATCAGCGTCTGCAAAGTATAGCTCTTTAGGTAAAGGTCAAAGGATGACCATCATGCTCACAATATTTTCCAGAGGAAGCCTTAACATACTTGTTAATATGTGTCAAATATACTGGATCACAGGATGCTGGTGTCACCTTAAATGGGGAGGACAGGCTGAGAGGGATGGCTGGAATGGAATAAATGAAACCGCATCAAACCAATGGCTTTTATGTGATTGATACCATTCCATTCATTCAATCCTATTACGAGTCATCCTCCCCTAAATTCTCTATAGGATAATTATCATTTGTGTAGAAGTATCATTTTAAACTAGAAAAGACAGCATCCTTCTGTAAATCTTTCTTATAATGGGTCTCAGGAGTGCTGgagagctctaaaggcactACTTTGTAGTGTCCAGGTACCACTACACCCCGTGTTCAATACCAGGGTGGCACAGCCGGTCGTGACTGAGTGGTCCCAAGGGGCGCTGCCAATTTGCCTTGCATTGTCCCAGGCTTGGGTAGGTGGGGACCGGTAGAGCATTGCTTGGCTCACTGCGCTCTTGCGATGTCATAAGACACCCGCAAGCTAATTGTGGTTCTTGGTCTTGGGGTTTCTGCTCCAAGTGTGTTTCTCCCAGCTGACTCCTTGCTTGAACTAGCGGTGTGGGACAAAGCAGAAGCGCTTCATAGGTATGTCTTGTAGCAGCCATCCAGATCTTCTGCTCTTCCAAGCCTTTTGGAAGTTACTGCAAATAGACAAGATTGTAACTGCTAATTAGAAATCACAAAACTGGATGAGAAAACTTGAGCGTGCACACCCTGGGTATATTTTGAGCCTACTTGGTGATTGGCCATGACATGTCTTCTATTGCAGATATAGATTGACTGACGGATTCAAAAGTACCATGACTTGCAGCTTTCCTTTGCTGACATTAATTGTTTCCTCCTGTCATTGCTGTTCACTTTGGGACCTCTGCTGTTTAATTATAGAGTGTTTCACAGTCTTCCTTGTTTGCACACTCACCAGATGTTCACTGTTGCAGTGTCTGTTTCAATGTTGCACACTGACCCTTTGCTATCACCGTTGGACTCTTCTtttttctgttgaaaatgataGTCTTTCTCTCTTACGTCAGTCCCTTTACTTtgccctttctctctttctttctttctatctctctaaACAGTACATTAAGGTTGTCTCTGCTTTTTTTCCCCAGGGGGCTTTACCTTCTATGAGCTCATGCAGCGTGGAGTGCCATTACACCTAATCGATAAGTACATGAATGAGACAAAGGCTGTGGAGCAGCCAGAGAAGTAGTCGGACTGAGCAACCGCTGATAAGCCTAGGCTTTCCAGAAACCTGTCACCACAACACTAGTGACCTGCCTGTATATCAGCAGTCAATGGAGGGGTTGgaaagtgagaaagagggaTGTATTGGACTTTGGCATGGCATTCTGTATGCGGATATGGAGCTAGTTACCATAGAAGCAGCCAATTCATCATTAGCTTTTTTTGTCATCTCCTGGTATTAGAAAGGCTCTGTTTAAGCTCGCATGTTGGCAGTGATTTGGCTATAGCTTTTATCTGAGATCAGTAGTGGGGGAAATATACAGTAGGACAAACAGTAATGTCTATCTATCacacattttgtctctgttgctGAAATGTACAAACAATATGGTTTTATGTCTGTAATGCAATATCTGTGATTAGAGATTGAACTTCAAAAGCCacagacaaaatgtaaacatatctGACCAGGTGATATACAATGAGAAGGTCAATAGCACCTATTAAAATGATGATTTACTgatttcatttttgttgttggaGTTTGAAAAGCATAGTTGTCTGATCTATGTTGAGATTTGGGTTTTTAAAAGACAGTTATCCATCCTTTGTCTTCGCCTTACACTGCATGACATGTGCTTACTGCTTTCAACATACTGTATTCAAGGCTTTAGTACGTTTTTATCTGTCAGGCCATGTGTGCATGCTTTTATCTTTAATGTGTAATTCATGACtcatggaataaaataaaaacatgtaaaatataatcCTTTGTTTGTGTAAATATGTTTACTAAACGAAAACGATAGTTCTTTTCAGCATTACATTTAACAATGTTATAGGCCTATTCATTGGAGTTATTCCGCTGTGACAGGTTGTGAACATGCCTCAGTACTACCGTTGTAGTTCACGGCATGTCCACTGCTTCCAGCGGTCAAAGAACtacatttcatttgaatttcGCGGCCTCATTCGCTTCCGGAGCTTTGCTTCCTGCTGGAAAGCTATTCTCCATTGTAAACGGAAAGAATATGGACAACTCATGGTTCCGCTCTGGAAAAATGTCAATTCTCACATAACTGCCCAATGAGCAATTATTTTCCTGGTGGTCGCGAGAAGATAGCAGTGCCTGAAAACAACAAGAGCGTCAAAAGTATCGCTAGGTGGTAGCCTACTTTTCTTAACGCCGAGGCTGAACACAATGCCACATTTCTTGTGGCCAGAGCCGCTGTCAGCCGCACAACTCAAGCGGTTAGATGAGCACAAATACAGCGCCTCGGGACGATCATTATTCGAACCTCTATGTCAGGTATATTGGAACTGGCTGGTCCAACAAATTCCCACCTGGATAGCGCCTAATACCTTGACTATAATTGGCCTGGTTGTGAATATAGTCACAACCGTAgtgctggtgttttactgtcCAACGGCAACAGAAGAGGTAAGTGCTTTATGCGACCTTGGGTGGAACATGTCTGGGTAACTTTTGAGTATACTTATACTGGTTGACGTGTAACGGTGTTGCAACGTGAGTCCATGTAAACTGCTGTTGTAATTTGTTAGCCCTGTATTGTGTTGCAAGCAATCCGCCATGAAATGTTTTGTCCCACTTTGTTGTCGGCTAGGCTAATATTGAGTTACTGCACTGACATAATGCCGGAGTCCTAAGAGTTGTTGTCAAAAGTTTAGACATTTGAAGGTCTGTGTTGAAAGTAACTTTTGTAAGTTATTGGGTGATTGGGTCATCCCAAATGCAGATAACCAGTCTAATTCTCAATATCTATAAACCATAGTCAGCAAACAAAAAGATAGCAAATGCCACGAGTTCATACTATGACCTGGGGTCCACTTAGCTAGATCAATTCTCTGAAGTGTGTTTGCTATTTGTGTATTTATCAGTTTTATACTTGTCCAGCCATTCAGTACAGCACAGATTGGAATCTCACCAGTGGCACAAAGTCCAAATTCTACAAAGCAGCTTTATGCAGCAGTTCAACAAGGACATTTTATATGGACTACCAGCTGCCTCAATGCAGTGATGGACCCATACCTTTCTGCATCTGCATTCTGTATTAATGTATAGTAAACTCCACAAAAGGGCTCAGAGAGACAGGCTGCAGCATAAAACACTTCACTTACCAACTGCAAAGGCGTGAGCATTCCCTTATGAAAAGGATTGCAGTCTCAGtcattttcagattttactGTGTCCAGTATAATGCAGTAAACTGCAgttactggattttttttactgcagtttTAGAACTATAGGACCTACCGGAGACCAGTTTAACTAAAATGTCAACAAGTATACCCTATAGAAAAGTGTTAGAATAAGGGAAGGGGTCCTGAAGAGCAGGGATTTATTCATTGTGCCAGACAGAAACATTTAGTTGCCAAACATTTAGTCAGAGTTTCAATTGGGCGAATTGAAGTatgtctctccctgttttttttttgacaaaacGTTTTGCTGTCAGGAAGGTTTTCTTTGGAATATGAAGGGACTGAAACACAGCAGGAGACATGAGAGTAAAGATCTATTCCATGGTAACAGAATGACACTGACACTCAGACATCATGTCAAACCTTAATGACTTCAAATGTTCACAAAACGTCTATATGTACTGCAGTTTTAACAAACTCAGACAAAAACACTGTGCAGATGTAGGGTTTGGTCCAGCTGCATGGTTTGGTAAACAAATACCAGTGACAAacctctgttgttttttttacaaacttTGTATCTGAACTgggttattgttatttttaataaataatttaaagcaAGAAATCTGAGTCAAAGCAAGAGTGTTTCTGTAGACAACAATTCACTGTGTTTGAGAGAGCGTGCTGAATGACAAATTGGACAAAAACACAATTAGGGCAGTACAGCAGAGTGTTGTGTAGAGATGCTACGCTGAGTGTTGGCTCACCCCTGATGTCCAGATGGCTGGTATTACTCAAGTCCCAGTGGGAGAAACTCACCCAATCAGGTCATCTGGAAGCTTGCCTTCACTATACTTTCActtgtatacacacacaaacacttaatctctctcacacacacacacacacacacagacacccacatgCTTGCTTTTTACTCACAGACATTCACAGTGCAAGAAAATCtaacattaacctgatgaatgTTTGAATAAGGTCTATTGTCATGTTGGTGCCTATTTTGAGGTTAAATGCAATATGTGTCTAAGTGGATCTTGCTGGTCGAGAAATCTTCTATGCTGGATAGTATCAAACTGTTGGCTCAGGTGACTGTTCCTGGGTTGGCTTGCTAAGTTGGTAAATGATGAGGAAAAGTCTGTGTTTATCCAgctagtgtgttttgtgtgttagtgtgtacaATGGGAGTTTGGTGGGTCATTCCAATGAATAAGTCCCCTGTTTTAAAGCATTCCAAGCTGGAGAATACTTCAGTCATGTCCCCATGTGTCTTTTGTTCTTGGGCCCTTGTTTTCCTTCTCAGTCGTTGCATGCATTATGCCACTGTATCCTAACACTTTTTATTTCTGCTTACTACAGCTGTtgaaacttttttatttttaaataaagttttattATAATGTGAAGGTTGgaggattttctttttacacttGGTGTCCTTGACCAGTGGAAAGTCTTTGGTTtctaattatttaatttctctccccctttctgtctccactcccctctccctgttttcatccctccatctccaggCTCCGTCATGGGCCTTTATCCTGAGTGCGTTGGGCCTGTTCATCTATCAGTCACTGGATGCGATCGATGGCAAGCAGGCCAGAAGGACCAATAGTAGCTCTGCGCTGGGGGAGCTCTTTGACCATGGCTGTGACGCCGTCTCCACAGGTACTGGCCGAAGGTTTTCTTGTCCTGTTTAAAAGTGTGGTGTTTTACTGTAACTGACCAAGAGGGATTCAAGGATACTGGATGGATTTAGCTCTGTGTTAAAGAccatcatcccagaactactaGACGGCTCTCCCAGCTGAATGTGTCCTGCTCCGTCTGTGCGTGGGTCCCTGACTTCCTGACCCTCAGGACGAAAACACGTAAAGATGGATATGCGCGTTTCAGGCTCTGCATCCCTAAGCTCTCGAGGGCCgtagagggaggaaaagagtcCTCAGCCCTCCTCGCCTCCCTCTATACCTACAAGTGTACCTCTAACACTGCATCTGTCGAGCCACTCAAGTTTGGAGATGACATCACTCCGGGTGACCTAATCATTGATGGAGCCCATGGACTGTGGAGAGGGTGAACCGTGCTCTCAGATAGTTCAGAAAAGTTGTCCTCTTGTAGGGAGATTGGCAGTAGAGGTCAATCATGACCAAAAGTCATGCCACCGTGCTGTAAACATCAGCCACCTGTCCCACAGAGACAAGCTATGCTCCGCTAAACCATACTACTCCCAGAAATCTGGACATCTTTCTACTACAAGATAGCTATAAATATGAACCAAATCCTCTTTTCTTTATCTAGATTCTGGACTACACTTTCAGTGTCATAGCAACCAGTAGTATCAAATGACTGAAGGTACATTGGTCTATGTCTCGGAAGTATGGGTCATTGTTATTCATTAGGTGTCATAATTCTCTCtgtatgcccccccccctcccctccacaaGATTACTTTATTGAGGTACTGTATGTGACAAAATGTGTGTTGCCAATATCAGTTGGAAAACAAGAgagtttaaataataaatgacaAAAGTGAGGAAAGATTCTGAGGAAAGAATCTAGGCAGttaaaaacaaatctctttCTCTGCAGTGTTTGTTGCTGTGGGAACATGTATATCCTGTGGGATAGGAAGCTACCATAATTGGATGTTCTTCTGCGGCTTTGTTGGGATGTTCATGTTCTTCTGTGCACAGTGGCAAACCTACGTTTCCGGAACGCTGCGCTTTGGTCTGTAAGTAGGAATTACGCCCAGTTACCTACATTACCATTTACCTTTTGCCAGGCAGATATCGACTGCTGTCTGTTGTTATAGTACGTAGGTAACTACACTATCCTGCTTCATAAAGTCTACAGATGTGCTGCCCTCTCGGATCTCTGAGTTCTTTAAATTCTCTCCACCCAGGGTTGATGTGACCGAGGTCCAGATTGCCATCATTGTCATGTATTTGATGTCAGCTTTTGGTGGAGTGGCCCTTTGGGACTGCAGGGTATGGCTTCAATGcattcatccatccacacacagaaacacaacataCTCTGATGCCTACTTATACAATCTATTTTTCCTCAGTGCTGGCTGTACGTTTTGTAGTGGTACACATTCTACAGCAGCATTTGGCACTATTTGATGACACAGCTAATCTGTTAACTATATAACCCTAATACATTCAGTTGCCAGTTTATTGGATGCACCCTTCTGGTAACAGGTCAAACCCCTTTTGGCTCTACTTCAACCAGATTAGTTTTGGGGCGTAGACTGTACGCGGTTTAAGAtgagttccacagggatgttGGTGTATGGACCACATCGAGCCTGCAGCCCACTATATGATGCTATCATGGCAGCCTGGACGGTGGTAGATTCTTGCTGTGAAAAGCATGTTTCTTgtcatcccaaagatgctgtaGTGGTTTGAATGCTGGGGACTTgtcaaaaacataataataaataattggaCTGGCAGTGTTTTTCCACTCCTCACTTATCCAGCATTGGTGTTTGCATGCATTAGCCGCTGATTAGAGCCAAACCTGCAACAGTCTGTCTGTGACAAGGACCGACAAGTAACTgtatgcctgtctgcctgctttatACAGCAGTCCTTGGTCATGTGACTGTAGGAGCGACAAAATTTGCTTGAACGTGTTGGTGTATCTAATAAACTGGCTCCTAAGTACATCCTTAATGTATAACCAGCCAACCAATCAGCTAATTCCATTATccttaaaaaataacatttgagtCTAGTCTTGTTATGCAGCTTTTAAAGATACAGGTTGACAGGACCCGCGCTCTAACAAACCAGAGCAGTTGTCCATGTTTACATGACCAGTCTACTCACTACGAGTCATTAAATAGTCCTTTTGTTTCACTTTCACTCTGTGCTACCTGTGGAGGCTTAACGACTAAACATGACACTGACAAGGTAATTATGGGTAGCTGAACCACCGCGACGTGGACATGAGCTGGCTAGCAAACTGCCCGACGACGTCACCGCGCAGCTTTCCTGGCTTCTCCCATTATGGCCTCCGCAGCATGCTGACGGGTGTAAACAAACGCTAGTGGCCGTGATGGAACTGGACGCAATCTGTTAACTGACCCTTTTGGTTGTTTGACCCCTTTTACAGTTGCCTGTCCTCGGTGTGAAGCTGCTCACCTTCCCCATCATGGGAATCATTGGTGGAGCCCTGTTCTCCTGCTACAACTACTTCTACGTCATCCTCAACGGGGGGGTCGGCAAAAACGGCTCTACCGTCGCTGTAAGCAGGAGCACATTAGGACAGGCTGTTGCTACATatttgtgttgttattttgaggtcATTTCACTGAAGCCTAAGTGGCCCATGTCATtttaacattgtatcatttttaCTCCGATGCACAGTCAATCGTCGTTTCTGTTCCCTGACCGCCCATTCAGTTGTTTTTCCTGTGATTGTGTTCTGCAGGACACCAGTGTTCTGACCCCAGGTATGCACATCGGCCTAGTCCTCACATTGGCCTTCATCATCTTCAAGAAGTCATCCAACAAGCTGTTCGAGCTGCACCCCTGCCTCTACATTCTGACCTTCGGCATGGTCATTGCCAAGATCTCCAACAAGCTAGTTGTGAGTCGTCCACTTGGAAGTAATCTTGTATTTCTCACTGCTGTTATCTGTCAATCTGTTAATATATCTGGTCTGTTGGCGGGCTGATTAACGTCTGGAGTGTGTTATTGAGCAGGTAATACTATTCCTCTGTCGTAAGCAGGAGCTCAGCCACATGAAACAGAGTTAAAACTATACTGGTATTGGCCAGCTCAACCACAAACTGGCTGTTTAGAAACACCAAAGAGCCTATGCCAAGTCATGAAAGTGGCCTGCCAACATTTTAATCTAAATTCATCCATCAATTTTCTCCAACCTCAAAACACCTGTTTTCCACCATAAATCATATTTTCAGGCTCTGCTACTTGGGTGAACAGGTTTTAGCTCGACCACCCCAAACCTCTGCAGTGCCTTCCCAGACCACCTAAAGGCACAACAGACCGTAGGCTCCTTTAAAACCAGCCTGACAACTTTCCTCTATCAGATGTCTTTCTGTAGATAGCTGTTCCTTTTAtacactgtgtatatatttgtattatttttgttattgtatttaCTGATTTAATTTGTTAGTTTATTTAATGTACTTTCAGATTATACTGAAAAGTTCCATACAAATGTTCCTCTGTCTTTGTCAGGTGGCCCACATGACCAAGAGTGAGCTTTATCTCCCAGACACAGCTTTCATCGGGCCTGGCCTTCTCTTTCTCAACCAGTACTTTAATGGCTTCATCGATGAGCACATAGTTCTCTGGATTGCCATGGTGAGCTCCCACTCCAGAATTATGTCTTGAGGGAATGAGCAAAAAAGGTTCAAGAAGTAAAGAAAATCTCTATAGATAAACTAAAATTAGATGCCACCTCCATGAAAACAAGCTGTTTGAAGGTCCTGCCAGAAGAAATCCTCTACTCTCAAGATCTATATGCAAACATAATTGTCTGGAGTTTGCCAAATGTCATTAAAGCTTtgatttcagtttgattttgaTTGGAACTGAGTCCCTGGTCAAATGCTACAAAAATAGAGCGTTTCATCAAATATCAGAGGTGAGTTTGGTATAATACCTAATCCTCACTCAtggatctgtgatgttgtggaGCTGCTTTGCTTCCAATGGTGCTGGGAACCTATTTTGGATACATGGCATCATAGTCTTaagtaccaggagattttagagcaaaaTCGGGATGCCTCTGCCACGAGGGTAAAACTggcttgttgttttttcttggACAGTGATCCAACCGTTCTTCCAGATCCACACAAAAATGGCTCACTGACTGCAGAATTAGGCTTTTGCAGTCTTGCGATCGAAACCCCATTGAATCCACAAGTGAAGACCGTGGACTCCGATCCCATTGTTTCCCACATCATCAAACATTGTAATAGAATATTCAATGCTGTTCTTTGCAAGGCtgggatgtttttatttatattcaatttatattaaaggttagatttccCTCATTTTAAGTATAAGACCAAGCTGATACTACAAAGAAATCCTAGCCTTTTTTCCAAAATTCTGGACACTGTGCAGCCAGCCCATTTGTCATCGTATACCGTCTGTTTCCTCCACAGGTCCTGTCGTTGGCTGACTTGACACGCTACTGCACCGGGGTCTGTATCCAGATCGCCTCCCACCTGCACATCCATGTGTTCAGCATCACGGCGCAGGCCGGACCCAAACGCGACTGACATTTTGCCCGgcgggaggagggggaggccgAGGACGCCGCCCCACTACTGAAAGCAGACGATAACCAAGGTATCGCCTCTACCCAAAACCACATCAGCCTTGACACAGTCTCCACCTCTGACTAAAGTCCATCCTTAATAACCACAGGTTAATGAAAGGATTGACATCCCCACCCCTGACTAGAGCCCTTTAAAGGGTTAAAACACTAGATGGGTGCGGTGCATCTCATCAAAAAATTCCTTTCAGGGACTAAATTATACACTATTGGTAAAagcttcaatacattttagacataTCAAATCATGTTTATTTTCTCATAAAGACAATGCTTTGTTCCCAAACTAAAATTTTGTTGCTGTCAAATTTTGTTTTGACTGAAAAACTATAACATTCCTGTAATGGCAATTTCATGTACTTCTAGTAGATAGACAGTAGAATAGTAGAAAAGACTGTTTTTAAGCAACATAACAATCAACCAGTGTGATTACACAATTAAGCTATTTGATCTTTGTCCAAATTGGTATTGTaacttttcaaataattttataaTCATTCATTTTTATGGAATGTGTAAAGGAATGTGACCCAATCTGACATTAAATGAACTCCATCAGGGATAGagctaaatacaaaataaatcaacctttCAACCTCGGATAACTCCCAAAATGTTTATGTAGAATGACTTATGAGGTATGGTACACTAATTGTCAAGGACTGTAGGTGATAAGGGCCAAGGGTCTGGGTTAACACTGAAAACAGTGACATATATTCTACATGGGCTTCCATCCAACCGTGTTTCCCTAGCTGTAGTCCCTCAAGATAACACTATATCAGCATCACTGCCTTTTTTCACTCCCTCAACTCTACTCCAACTGAAGCCCTTGTAGAATAATGTCAGTGGTTGATGATTGGTTAATGCCAAAAAACCCTTCTGCTTTCAACATTATTCTCCCTAAAGGGCTACTTTTTTGTGATTGTACATAATTCTGTTTGATGCCTTAAGtttattttaatctttattttattgacatttatGTGGAAATTTGAAGCAGTTGAGGAACAAGTgcacattttcttgttttttctttttctgcatCAATTGCAGTGTAATTATGGAACCAGTATTTATGATTAACGTTGATGTATCTGACATGTTACACTAGCTAAGAAATAATGTTGTACTGGAACTTGTTTTACTGTTTATAATTCTGTACAAAGCAATGTGCTCTTTTTCGTCACACATTTGTAGAAACACAACATGTATAGGGTGTGTGTTAGGTACTTAACTCATTGTGATTCTTGTGGAAATGATTCAGCTTCAGGTTAGACAGACTGGGAATGTTTCTGGAAGAGGTGTCGAGTGGATGTATTGTTTCAGGGATATCTCCCCCCGTAATCATGTTAATTTAATTACGTGAACTCCCTACTTCAGGTGTATGCCCACCATACCATAAAGTACATCATGTACCTTTAAAGGACATTCTCATTTGCAGATTGTGGGTAAAATTCTAATGAGTCTTTGTAACATTTGTGACTTTCAGTCTAGAAATGACAGCCAGCCAACCTTTGCAGATAACCACCAGTTGTTATACAATCAGGGTTTTACCTCCAGGTGAACTTTGAAACTATGCACTGAAAGGCCACATGCTAAAATTTCACATTGTATTGCACTGTTTAACAATACAAGTAAAACATCTTTGTACTAACAACTATTTAGTTAATgattgtaataaataattttcCATTCAAGAAGAGGTCAGTTTCATGATTGAAATTATCAAGTGaatctttggggggggggggggggtgggtgtgttctttttttttaatttgacaCATTTGAGGAGATTTGCCAAAATATACATGTATCTCAACATTCATGCATACCAACCACTTAAGTGGAACAAGGCATACCACAGTGTACCAACACTCCAAATACTGAGAAATAATAAGGTAGCAAGACATGATTCATTCTACCGATGCTAGCGAACATCACAATGCACTGCTTGTAAACAGGGAGACGAGAGAGATCAAGAAACGTCAGGCATGGTCAGGTCAACCGAGGGACCACTGAATGAGCAAATTACTTAGGGTCAGTAGTAGAGGACTTGGTGGCACTATGTTAACATTCTGTGGCTATACATTCAGATTTTAGTTACAAAGCATGCTGAAGATTTCTGAATTTCAGACACTAGCGGAGCTTAACGTATCCCACAGGGACACATGCTATATGGACGGCTGATCACTGGGTTTGCTAGTGTCATGATTAAAATCAACCACGGTGTGATAGTTTCATCGACAACCCCGTTCCTTTAAAATAAATCCCTTGTGTAAATCCAGACTCTGAC from the Esox lucius isolate fEsoLuc1 chromosome 23, fEsoLuc1.pri, whole genome shotgun sequence genome contains:
- the chpt1 gene encoding cholinephosphotransferase 1 → MPHFLWPEPLSAAQLKRLDEHKYSASGRSLFEPLCQVYWNWLVQQIPTWIAPNTLTIIGLVVNIVTTVVLVFYCPTATEEAPSWAFILSALGLFIYQSLDAIDGKQARRTNSSSALGELFDHGCDAVSTVFVAVGTCISCGIGSYHNWMFFCGFVGMFMFFCAQWQTYVSGTLRFGLVDVTEVQIAIIVMYLMSAFGGVALWDCRLPVLGVKLLTFPIMGIIGGALFSCYNYFYVILNGGVGKNGSTVADTSVLTPGMHIGLVLTLAFIIFKKSSNKLFELHPCLYILTFGMVIAKISNKLVVAHMTKSELYLPDTAFIGPGLLFLNQYFNGFIDEHIVLWIAMVLSLADLTRYCTGVCIQIASHLHIHVFSITAQAGPKRD